The genomic segment TTTGATAAGAATGGAATGTAGAAGCTGGTGCAGTTTCATGTACATCTTGTCTAGGTTTTTTGTAATGAGGAGTATGTGAATGAGACTCATAAGAAGATTGATAGAGATAATCATGCTAGTGGCTACGGTCTGTTGAAGAGTGTTGACTCATTTAGAGGGTTTGAATATTGTGCCTACTTGGCATGTTGTTTTATCTAGATTTTTCATGGAACTGAAGTTGTCTCTGTGTATATGGTATATATAATGGAGCTGCATGTTGACTCTCTTATTAATGGAATGGAAAAGTGTGAGATTGTTCATATATCGCTAAAACAACGTTGTTGAGCATTTGTAAATGTTAAGAGAGTTATTGACGATTTAGGAGAACTAGAGTCCCTATTGTAAGGAGAGTAGTTACTCTTTTTTATCTTGGTGTTTCATCAGCtataagtaatattttttatgaagagtGAAAGGGAATGAACTAGCTTTTTATTCAGACGACACCATTAATGAATTTGTAGAAAAACTTAATTGATTCCACAATTGATAATAGGATGAGATGCATTTGTTATTTGGTTTTACTTGTATAACAAATTCTCTTGTgcttaaattagtttttagtttGGTTACTCAAGTGACATTCAAGTAAGAAATCATGAAGATTAAATgtgtgttttattatatatagtgAAGAGATGAGTGTTCTGACATCGATATGTATTCAAAACCTTTTTAAGAAATTGTTTTATAACTTATCATTCCTAAGATGTTAGGGTGGTGTAGCTCATCCTTACAGGTGTAGGGTGGCATACAATATATAGATAACACATATAACATGTAACATGGTAGCGCGCAAATGTGTTGTTATAGAACGTAACATGTtgtaaaagcataaaaaagagtTATTGTAGTACATAGCTCATTGAGGTAGTATAAGGAGTTTTTTTagcatataacaaaaaatatatgtaatacAACATTAAGTTCCATGaaaataaatgtataaatataagagagaaattaataagagaaaaaatatattggttGATGGGCTAGGCTGGGCTAAACCATAGCCCAAGGGCAAGCTACCCAACTTGTCCTTGTTGAATCTACAACAAGGGGAGccgagagtttttttttcatggtatcAATACCAAGCTTATTGgaattattcatattttttgacTTTTAAAAGCTAATTAATTAGAGTTTTCTTTTCACCGCTAAAGTTGTGAATCGAGACAACTAAGGTTACTTCGCCAAACTTGCAAATTGGGTCATTCACtccataaaatttaataacttagttttttgtaaatcatttttttatttaactaaacttttttaaaaataaatcatatcgCAATGCTGAGATATTTTTCTGATACCATCCCGatgctgaaatttttttttatattgttataattatataaaagaaaaattaaataaattatcaactctaaATCTCTATAAACACATCATATaaggattgaattaaaaaaattaataataaaaagagaatcaaaatgtaaaaaaaaaaacaccatggattactattataattaaatGCTAAGTATTTTCCTTACATCTtttagcaatattttttttatatgactataactataattatataaaaaataaattaaaataaattatcacttttaaatctttataaacacatcatttaaaaattaaattaaaaaaatcaatagacaCACCCCAGGGCAAAATTGTGTCCGTGGGCTAATTAGAATCCAGTATCTCAAAGCCAGGCTCAAACCAACCCACCAACCCATCTAACGAAACCGGAAAGAAAAACCTCCCGCTCATTTGCCCTTTTACTTTCTTCCCGAATacgtattatattttttacacagCACAAATCAAAAACCTACAATCTCCCTTTCACTCCAAGACCTCACTCtcattttcccttttttctcaaaaaaaaataaaaaaaaataaaaatgagagaaGAGCAGATAGAGAAGCTTCGAGGGGTAGTGCGTGACTGTGTGAGCAAGCACTTATACTCCTCTGCCATTTTCTTCGCCGACAAAGTCGCCGCCTTCACCGATGATCCCGCTGACATCTACATGCAAGCTCAGGCTCTCTTCCTCGGCCGCCACTACCGCCGCGCCTACCACCTCCTCAACGCCTCCAAAATAGTCCTTCGCGACCTCCGTTTCCGCTACCTCGCCGCCAAATGCCTCGTAAATCTTCGATTTTGGATCTTTAATCTTGAGAACTAATGACTTAGTTTTTACTTTTaggggtttttttggttaacttttaattctttcttttaaaattgtgaCCAGGAGGAATTGAAAGAGTGGGACCAGTGTTTGTTAATGCTTGGTGATGCAAAAGTTGATGAACATGGAAATGTATATGACACTAAAGACTGTAATGTTATGTACTTAGATAAGGATAGTGAAGATCGCGAGATCAatgtaagttgttttttttttcttatgctaTTTTTAACTGGcaattgagtttttcttttgaacATTTCAAGTCTTGTTCTGTCTTTCACAATTCGCTTATGGAttattgaagattttttttggtgCTTTATATTAGTTGATTGTGATAAAGATGTGGATTATGTATCTTGAATATACATAGATTAAACTTGTATTTATGACTTTGAATTTTGGTTAGTGAAATGCtgtttttctgttttggaaTAGATTTCTTCAGCAATATGTTTTCTAAGAGGTAGGGCTTATGAAGCATTGGAAAATCGTGCTCTAGCTCGACATTGGTTAGCTTTTCTTAGCCATCTTATTTTTCTAGAAAGTTTACTGTGTCTTTGGTCTGTAATGATTAATTTACTCTTTTGTGCTGATTTAAGGTACAAAGCTGCTATCAAGGCTGATCCTTTATGTTATGAGGTAGCTATTGCACTTGTTTTACCTTTGCTTTCTGGTTTACTTTGTAGGTTGCGTAAGAGAGTTTCTTTGCATTATAGTATTTGTGCATGCAAAAAGAATTAACATAGCTTTCCGTGCAAAGCTTCAAAAATCCCTGTTAAGAGGTTGATAAGGATTAAAGAGTTTTCTTGATAGATTCAACTGAAGTTTTTTGCCTTTGTTTTCTGGACATAATCTTGATTTCTTTCTAGTTTCGCTCATCTCTTTTACTGATTTTGGTTGGAAGTATGAATAATGATTGTATCTCCATTGTTTTCCAGGCTTTGGAATGCCTTATTGAAAATCACATGCTCACATTTGAAGAAGGTAACAGTTCTCCAAACCTCATTTTTGAATCATGTGAAGAATTTGCTATCTGATTTGTAGTATTTACTGTTTAAGTGGTGATTGTTGAGAATTTCTCTATACATTACCATTCTGGCATTCACTTCATTAACTGAAAGAATATAAATTGCTCCACATTGCTCTAAATAACAATGTCATTTAATACTCAAACGTCTTATATTTGCTACTGCATTGCAGAAACAAGTCTACTTTCCTCCTTGCAATTTGGTCCTGAAGATAGGTGGCTCTCTTCATTCTACTCTTGCTTGATAAAAAAGGTGAACACACACAACTACAGTGTATACTAGTCAATATGATCCAAACAACGATTTCCAGATAATCTATTTGCTTTAATAATCTATGTGCTTCTCCAAAACTAATGTCAGTCCCTTGTCACAGTATGACAAAGAGTGTGTCATAGAAGCCAAATTCAGAGAAGTTGAAAAAGAAAGCTGCAATAGCAATCCTTCTAGCCCATCTTTCATGCATACACTAAAAAACAACACCGATCTTTTGGCTTGTAAAGCAGAGTACTTCAATCAGTGTGGTGAATATCAGAAATGCTTTGAACTAACTTCAGAGTGAGTTCTTAACTTGTTTCAAACAGAATACAGATAAGAACACACCCTAGATGTGTCAGTTGATCTGagctttatcttttcttttgcagTCTGCTTGAGAAGGACCCTTTTCATTTGAAATGTACATTGGTACATTTAGCAGCTGCTGTGGAGCTTGGAAATTCAAATGAGCTGTATCTCATGGCATCTAACTTGGTGAAGGATTATCCTCAAAAGTGAGTTTATATACCTGCATCTTCTTTTATGATATGCTCATATGACCTGTGTCCTTTGGAGTTGAAGGATTACTCTCAGGACCAGCTTGCTTAATTCCATTTCACTGTGAAGGATTATGCTTAGATTGAGTTATCTATTTTCCCTTTTTTGCTTCCATGGTTTGCTCTCTAGATGTGGTCAAGGCACAGAATAATTTTCTTGTCATCATTGATCAAATGTGAGCATGGTGGTTAtccaaataatttgtttttccagTAACAGCTTGACTAATTAACACAAAGAAAGAAGTTAAAGAGAAGGAAGTAAGAACTCTTGGAAAACATGTATCTACCACACCTGAAATACCATTCACGAGTAACATGGGAAATATGCATGTGGTTTGCCAGTGATTATTTGTATAGTCCAATAAAAGGTACTAAAGAGCATAATTCATTTTTTGTGGTTATTGGACTTCTCATCCATTAGGACTGTCACTTTCTCTTCAACAAAGCTAAGATTCTCCTAATGTATAATTGGCTGCAACAGTTTTCACATGCATACATTTCTACTGTCGTCCATGGAAAGATTGTAAATCCTAAGAAGTAATGTAATGGTGGACCTATTAGAATCCTTTGACCGTGTGAAACTTTTCCCACGTGGTATTTTCATGTGGCCTGTTTTTCAATTCCTCAAATTGTCAacaataagattttaaattgataaaacaaaatgGTAAGTTAGAAGTGAAGATGGTTTCAGGGTTGCTAAAaaacataggaaaaataagtgCTTTCTTCCATTGGCTTTCTTTCAAATTTCTCTTGATATTTTGTCGAGTCTTGCTTGAAGTTGTGTTAAAATGATATCCTGTGGACTCTCATCTGAATTTCATTGTCAAATGCTTTTGAATtactaattataaaattttgaagagaaaaaggaaaaacacgaGATGGAGAAGAgagattttgtttctttctcatAGACTTCATTTCAGCTTAAGCATGAATATGAGTTTCTATTAGATATTGTGTAATTGAACATTTCCATTAAATATTATGCAATTGAACATCATGTTTACTTATTAGGTCTTCTCGTCATTTAGGACTCTCTCATGGTTTGCTGTTGGCTGTTACTACTACTGTATCAAGAAGTATGATCAATCACGGCGTTATTTCAGGTAACTTTTGCCCAAAGCTCAGTAAAAAATGTACCTACTGTGCTCTTTTTGGTCATATGGATTAAATCTgattcttcttctctttgttcTACAATACAGCAAGGCTACGAGTCTAGATGGAACCTTTGCACCTGCTTGGATTGGCTTTGGGAATGCTTATGCTGCTCAAGAAGAGGGTGATCAAGCAATGTCGGCATATCGCACCGCTGCTCGTTTATTCCCAGGGTAATTTGGACTAGAACCTCATTAACCCACTTCaagttgaaaataatataatttttttacactaTTTGAACTGAAAGGTACATGTTTTTGGAGCATTATGTGCTTTTGTTAGGCTGCCTTTGttctaagaaaatattttagcattttcctGCACACTTGAATTCCTCTGCGTCCATAACTTTAGGAAGTTATTTTAGGCCTCCTTGACAGCCTCCAAGGGAAGaccatatattattatttataatcaataaaaagctaaaattataatttaaaataaatatgaaaaaggaAACGTGTATGGAATTGGTCGCAAGCAgtatacaaaaattaaagtattCCATGTCctcaaaaaaatgttaaaacaaatatatggaaaaatccttaagataaaaattatttaaataaatatgtgTGTTTGGAGTCAAATGGGTTTCCTCCATGCCAGCCTCCACTGGTGCTGGTACATGCAGACCTCTATTTCCATTTGCCACCTTTTCAAAAGTTTCACTGTCTTTTAGTATTTCCTTCTACTTTGTAAGAATCGAAAAGGTTCGCCATAATTTGTATGCTGCATTCATCTTTCTTTCCTATTGTATAATTAAGAAAGAACAAAAGTTCGTCTTTCCTCACCTTACGTTCTCATTCTCCCTTATCCTTGCCTACATTGATTCAAAACTTTAGATTTATGGAAATATTGAATATATACAATTTTGTATATGTCTCACTTCTGCTTATAGTTTGCCTGATCTCAACTATTATGGGCTATCATTTTAACTATGTACCTTTTAGAAGAAATCCTAGTTTTTTTGTCGTTAACCCGCCTTTTCCATTGTGTAATGTGTTTtctcattgttgttgttgttcccttttgttttctgaGTGTAATTATTGGTATTTCCTGTATAATAAGAAGTTGAGGTGGAGATTTTTATATTGCAATGTTATAGTGTTGTCAGGTAGTTTGTCTTGATTGCTttgttgtaattaattttttctgggTGATGAGCTAGCTTGGTGGCTGGCTAGCTGGCTAGCTAAAGGGTCTTTTAGGTTTGGAGTTGTTAATTTAAACCAGAAAAGTGGTGGTTGGTTTTCCCCAACTCAAAATCTCCAAAAGGTAGTTTAAGTTGACCCGAAACTCCTATTTGATATAATGATCTGAAATTAGTCTTTTTTTTGGTCCCTAGGTTATGCATTGTTGAAGTACTCTTATTACTTAACAATTGTCTTTTTACAGGTTGAATCTTGATATTCTGTTATTCCAGGTGTCATTTGCCAACTTTGTATATTGGGATGGAATACATGCGAACTCACAGCTATAAGCTTGCTGAGCAGGTGATGTTTTATCTTCTGAACATTGGCCAATTGCtattttgtttggttaattGATAAATTGTGTTTCAATAACACAATTATCCCTGGTGTTTTAAGTGACGCTGCATCATTCTTCCCTGATGCTTGAGAAAACACTgccttaattttcaataaaaaagaaaaatgaagggcTTTTGTTTTGTCATGTTTCAGTTCAAGAATGCAAGCTTCGAACCTGCATTTTTAGGTTAGCATTTGCTGCA from the Populus nigra chromosome 9, ddPopNigr1.1, whole genome shotgun sequence genome contains:
- the LOC133702727 gene encoding anaphase-promoting complex subunit 6-like translates to MREEQIEKLRGVVRDCVSKHLYSSAIFFADKVAAFTDDPADIYMQAQALFLGRHYRRAYHLLNASKIVLRDLRFRYLAAKCLEELKEWDQCLLMLGDAKVDEHGNVYDTKDCNVMYLDKDSEDREINISSAICFLRGRAYEALENRALARHWYKAAIKADPLCYEALECLIENHMLTFEEETSLLSSLQFGPEDRWLSSFYSCLIKKYDKECVIEAKFREVEKESCNSNPSSPSFMHTLKNNTDLLACKAEYFNQCGEYQKCFELTSDLLEKDPFHLKCTLVHLAAAVELGNSNELYLMASNLVKDYPQKTLSWFAVGCYYYCIKKYDQSRRYFSKATSLDGTFAPAWIGFGNAYAAQEEGDQAMSAYRTAARLFPGCHLPTLYIGMEYMRTHSYKLAEQFFMQAKTICPSDPLVYNELGVVAYNMKEYNKAVLWFEKTLKHIPSLSQLWEPTVINLAHAYRKLKIYHEAISCYERALTLSTRSLSTYAGLAYTYHLQDNFTAAITCYHKALWLKPDDQFCTEMLSLALVDEGRRGIDPKIEFR